DNA sequence from the Hippoglossus stenolepis isolate QCI-W04-F060 chromosome 17, HSTE1.2, whole genome shotgun sequence genome:
ttGGGCGACATCATGAAATGAAACGGCGCTGCGTCGTTAACACACCTGGACCTTGACGTCTCTGCAGTTGATGATCTCCACGATGCCGACGACGTGGTCAAACACCAGCCCCAACTTCTTACAATTGTctaatggagaaaaacaaaacgcaTAAGAAAAACAAGTCTTCCTCTTAAACCACCTTGACGTGTTGACATATACAGAGCAATACTTATTAGTAAGTCCAGTTGCATATGTGCACCTGTACAACTCGTGAAGTTGAAATCTGACAGGTGGTTTCCTCTTCTTACCTAAAGTGATGGAGTTGATTTTGCCCTTGACCTGCAGGGTGCTCTTGTTACACTTATAAGCATAAACCACTTGTTTCAGCTCAGTGTCGCTGATCACCAGGTCCTGCACGCCCTCGTGGTTCTCCTACAGGAGGCAAGCAAGGAAAAGCAAAAAAGCACAAAGACCGAGAGTTGATCAAATAGTTTTAAACAGGACTTGTCACTGAAGTTGCTAAATATAAATGAGCTTTAAATAACAAGTACATCTGGCTCAATGAGTCATTTTGGCAGTGCTCTATCTGTTGCATAAACAAATGACTCCAGCTAACAGTCATAAAAACAAGTCTACATTTTTTCCATCGTTTCCCTTTCACATGGACGACAGAGTTTAAGGATAAAGTCAGCTCCTGCTTAGTCTCTAGAAAGAGCGTGCACCAACAACTTACCACTTTCCACTTCTTCCCCTCCAGCTCCAACACGGGGGGGAGGGTGCGGGACGGGGCCGGAACCGGAGCCGGAGCAGGTCGGGGGCTAGAAGAGAAGGGTTTGGGTCCGGTACGCACAGGAGCCTGGCCCCTCAGGGTAGGATTCTTGTGGGTCTTCTGGTCGTCACCCACATGCTTCAGGCCTGGAGAGGTCGAGGAAGGGGGGGAATCAAATCACAATTAAAAACTTTACTTATACCTAATCTGTCTTTAGACTATTTTAGCCACCTACCACTGGTAATGTCGGCTCCCTTGCATATGGAGTTAAACAAAGCGTTACGGTCATCAGGCCCAGAATTGCCGCCGCCGCCAGAGGATCCACTTAAGTCcatgggaggaggtggtggtccagggggaggagggggaggacatCCACCAGCAGGAGCCCTGGGAGGAGCTGCACCGGCTGAAGCTACAGGACCCTGAGGTGGACAGAAAAGTTTAATGTTTTTCGACTGATGAAAAGTGAGAATAAACTTGGATATTGTAAATTCTCTGAGGACTCACAGTCCTGCTCCAGGTCAGTCCTGTGGTGTGGTGCTTCTTGATGTAGTTTTGCAGCTCAGTCCAGATGGAGAGGTAGACCTTCACCCACTCCACGTGTGTCTTGTCCCTGCGGAGGAAGGAAGCAGGAACGTCTGAGGATCGTTCAATTcttgactttttttccttttaaaactaaatacGAGTCGTGTTCTGGTCCAACAGCTGCATAACCACGGTGATTTAGTCAAAGTAACTTAAGTTTGAGCAAGGAACTCAAATCTGCTCATACAACACAAAAGCTTTCCTCTCAGGCCTAAATACAGGAAGTCTACCACTTCAGCGTATTCTGCATCAGACAGTGCTGACTCAGCTGAGAGGAACGACTGGACACAATGTTTTACAAACTGCTCGGCTGCATTTGAATGTTCCGGTTTCCCTTGTATTTAATAAAAGTTCCACAATTTCAGAGACAAAATGACcgtttcaaaaataaaaccacattgtgGACAGAGTagctgctgcagactgatgcTTTACTTACTTCTCCTTGAAGTCTTTGAGCACGCGGTTGGTGTAGAACATGGCGGCATCCTGCATCTCTTTAACGTAGGGGCCCGGTTTAGGGGCCtgggagaaagaaatgaaaccaTTATAAAGACTGCAAATAGGGGGGAACAGCCTGACATGATCCAAAAGGTGAAAACATACTAATAAGAGATGAAAAGATGATTTGAGCTTGTTGTTTGCCTCCGTTTCCAGTGTCacgctaagctaagctaatcatcTGTGGCTCAAGCTCCGTATTGCATCAATAGAAGATTAGCATGAGTCAGTTTCTATTTAACTCGTAGcaagaaaggaaataaacatACATGTTAAATGAGCAGGTTGTCaagactttgtttgtttgattaaagAGCTTTAGATGCATTTCtgaactggtcagagtcaaacaaagctgtttttgtcttttccccATTAGTTATGCTGAGTTGAGCTTATCGCTGTCTGGCTGCAGCTTTATATAAACCGTGTAAACATTATCAAAGTTCTTATGTAACTCTAACTGTACAAAGCCTTTTCCTATAAATTGTTTATTACTGCCGCAGATAAGTGGTAGAAGTAAGAAATTCAGTTCACACgtttacaaatgaaatgtttgagCTACAGGAGGAAGCCGAACAAATAATGAAACTATTATGGGAGTTTGAAAAGCTGATAAATTATTCATTAGGATCAAAACCACGACGACAGACAGAGTTCATCATCCAGACTGTAAcagtgcagctctgttgctGGTGTCCACGGGTCAGCCAAGAAACCGTCGCTCACCAGACAGCGATGACAGAATCAAAGAGGGGCTTGTTTCCTGCCATTATACACtaattctcacacacacacacacacacacacacacatattgacacatgacacacacacacacacacacacacacacacacacacacacacacacacacacacacacacacacacacacacacacacacacacacacacacacacacacacacacacacacacacacacacacgctagcTATTCCAATCCCGTCTCACCATGGCGATCCAGCCGAGGGCGGGCGCGCTCTCGCTGACGGCAGAGAGGTGGTTGAAGAGCGGCGAGGTGCGGTTCTGCTCACGGAAACCCTGCACCTGCTGGATCGCTTTGGACACGGGCTGCAGGAGGGTGGTCAAAACTGTCTGAataagaaagagacaaaagagaatTAGTTTGAAGAAAAGCAAAGCTTGAGTTTTTTGAAGATTGCAAGTGTGTGTAACTCACATCAGACGGCTTCTGGGTGGACGAGGCCGAGACGAGGAGTTGTTTCTGACTGGTGAACGCCTGCTTTATCATTTCTGCCTGGAGGGACAAGAGAGGGAATTCaacaagtcacacacacacacacaacaataaagTTTTGAGTTTAAGCATATTTTTATTTGGCAACTTTCACAAAGAACTAAAGATCTTTACAATATGTAGAAACCCGGCACAGACGTGGGCAGAGGGAGATA
Encoded proteins:
- the cap1 gene encoding adenylyl cyclase-associated protein 1 gives rise to the protein MAELAGLVQRLEVAVGRLEGMSGPGEAAVGAVSVYVDAFDEIIKGPVAQYFSLSQKIGGDVLKHAEMIKQAFTSQKQLLVSASSTQKPSDTVLTTLLQPVSKAIQQVQGFREQNRTSPLFNHLSAVSESAPALGWIAMAPKPGPYVKEMQDAAMFYTNRVLKDFKEKDKTHVEWVKVYLSIWTELQNYIKKHHTTGLTWSRTGPVASAGAAPPRAPAGGCPPPPPPGPPPPPMDLSGSSGGGGNSGPDDRNALFNSICKGADITSGLKHVGDDQKTHKNPTLRGQAPVRTGPKPFSSSPRPAPAPVPAPSRTLPPVLELEGKKWKVENHEGVQDLVISDTELKQVVYAYKCNKSTLQVKGKINSITLDNCKKLGLVFDHVVGIVEIINCRDVKVQVMGKVPTISINKTDGCHIYLSQDSLMCEIISAKSSEMNILVPNKDGEFTEIPVPEQFKTVWDGKKLVTTATEIAG